In a genomic window of Balaenoptera ricei isolate mBalRic1 chromosome 3, mBalRic1.hap2, whole genome shotgun sequence:
- the TNFSF9 gene encoding tumor necrosis factor ligand superfamily member 9, which translates to MHPSTHAAPDPEAQRPLAPSGRSCHPLPWALSAALLLLAAACAACLVRAWAAPGAPASPVPGSAPSPRLPEGLGLTPDGRTRLPDSPQGVFAQLVVADGVQLTEGPLHWCSERGMTGVTLAPGVSYDKHTHEVVVAQAGVYYVFLHLALKRVMASNGNSSVSVALRLRPLQAGAAALALTLDLPPLGNSAAGFRSGLLHLDAGQRLSVDLRLSVREPRAWQLSADATVWGLFHVATQGPPDSP; encoded by the exons ATGCACCCCAGCACCCACGCCGCCCCGGACCCCGAGGCTCAGCGGCCGCTCGCGCCCTCGGGCCGCTCCTGCCACCCACTGCCCTGGGCCCTGAGCGCCGCGCTGCTGCTGCTCGCCGCCGCCTGCGCCGCCTGCCTGGTGCGCGCCTGGGCCGCGCCCGGGGCCCCTGCATCGCCGGTCCCCGGCTCCGCGCCCAGCCCGAGACTCCCGGAGGGCCTGGGGTTGACGCCCGACGGCCGCACCCGCCTCCCCGACTCTCCGCAG GGCGTGTTCGCACAGCTGGTGGTGGCCGACGGTG TACAGCTGACCGAAGGGCCCCTGCACTGGTGCAGCGAGCGGGGAATGACAGGTGTGACCCTGGCGCCCGGTGTGAGCTACGACAAGCACACACACGAGGTGGTGGTGGCCCAGGCCGGAGTCTACTATGTTTTCTTGCACTTGGCGCTGAAGCGTGTGATGGCCAGCAATGGCAACAGCTCCGTCTCCGTGGCCCTGCGCCTGCGGCCTCTCCAAGCTGGGGCCGCTGCCCTGGCCCTGACCTTGGACCTGCCACCCTTGGGGAACTCAGCGGCTGGTTTCCGGAGCGGCCTGCTGCACCTGGATGCCGGACAGCGCCTGAGCGTCGACCTGCGCCTCTCGGTCCGGGAGCCTCGCGCCTGGCAGCTCTCGGCAGACGCCACGGTCTGGGGCCTCTTCCACGTGGCCACCCAAGGCCCCCCGGACTCCCCTTGA